The following coding sequences are from one Nicotiana tabacum cultivar K326 chromosome 1, ASM71507v2, whole genome shotgun sequence window:
- the LOC142164853 gene encoding uncharacterized protein LOC142164853 encodes MKGVWCRLKRVKQAMKELNKTEYNEVDKKINRCRQQLAELQEQMRDLGQKEDMIMVEKDMKAQLEKWLGVEESIMKQKSIVNWLKLGDGNTTYFHASMKNKCSQNKIKSLTKANGDAVQSNQDIEEEVLGFYKQLLGSSDGTVPTINQVMMRDGSLVNRQQQLQLVKYVSKEEVYDALLGIGDNKAPAATGSMLYSISRLGL; translated from the coding sequence ATGAAGGGTGTATGGTGCAGGTTAAAGAGGGTGAAACAAGCAATGAAGGAACTTAATAAAACTGAATATAATGAAGTAGATAAGAAGATAAACAGATGCAGACAGCAACTTGCAGAACTGCAGGAGCAAATGAGGGACCTTGGGCAGAAGGAAGATATGATTATGGTAGAAAAAGATATGAAGGCTCAACTAGAGAAATGGCTAGGGGTAGAAGAAAGCATTATGAAACAAAAATCGATAGTGAATTGGCTGAAATTAGGGGATGGTAACACAACTTATTTTCATGCAAGTATGAAGAATAAATGCTCCCAGAATAAAATAAAGAGCCTAACAAAGGCTAATGGAGATGCAGTACAATCCAATCAAGATATTGAAGAAGAAGTACTTGGGTTTTATAAACAACTACTGGGATCATCAGATGGAACTGTGCCAACTATAAATCAAGTAATGATGAGAGATGGATCCCTGGTGAACAgacaacaacaacttcaattggTGAAATATGTATCTAAAGAGGAAGTATATGATGCACTGCTGGGAATTGGAGACAACAAAGCACCTGCTGCGACGGGTTCAATGCTTTATTCTATAAGTAGGCTTGGCCTATGA